One genomic segment of Fusobacterium mortiferum ATCC 9817 includes these proteins:
- the rfbD gene encoding dTDP-4-dehydrorhamnose reductase produces the protein MSKFEIEKIIFDEIKLIKPKIFQDERGFFLEFFNYEEFKKLGIDERFVQDNHSKSKRGVLRGLHFQTKHPQGKLVRVIKGAIYDIIVDIRKGSSTFGKWFGVELNSYDKKMLYIPKGFAHGFLTLEDDTEIEYKCNDFYYPQYESGIMYDDKDLNVDWKLEEYRITELTLSEKDKKHQSFKEYTERYQGDYVLLTGANGQLGQGFQKLFDKLGVKYIATDYQELDITNKKKVRKYIENNNFTIIINCAAYNNVDKAEEEVEKCYALNAYAPKNLAEICKEKNKIFVTYSTDFIFDGEKEIPYTEEDIPNPLSVYSKSKLEGEKYSLKHEKSFIIRTSWVFGMGNNNFCKQVINWSKSRDTLKIVDDQVSSPTYSKDLAEFSWDLIQTDKFGLYHFSNSGEASKYEQAEYILKKIDWNGKLERAKTDDFPLKAKRAKYSKLDSSKIEKLLNKKIPYWKEGIDRFLEEYKNI, from the coding sequence ATGAGTAAATTTGAGATAGAGAAGATAATTTTTGATGAGATAAAATTGATAAAGCCTAAAATATTTCAAGATGAAAGAGGCTTCTTTCTAGAGTTTTTTAACTATGAGGAGTTTAAAAAGTTAGGGATAGATGAAAGATTTGTCCAAGATAATCATTCGAAGTCTAAGAGAGGAGTGTTGAGAGGATTACATTTTCAGACTAAACACCCTCAAGGAAAATTGGTAAGAGTGATAAAGGGAGCTATTTATGATATCATAGTAGATATTAGAAAAGGAAGCTCAACCTTTGGTAAATGGTTTGGAGTGGAGTTAAACTCTTATGATAAAAAGATGTTATACATTCCAAAGGGATTTGCTCACGGATTTTTGACTTTAGAAGATGATACAGAGATAGAGTATAAGTGTAATGATTTTTATTACCCACAATATGAAAGTGGCATAATGTATGATGATAAAGATTTAAATGTTGATTGGAAATTAGAAGAGTATAGAATAACAGAGCTGACTTTATCAGAAAAAGATAAAAAGCATCAATCGTTTAAAGAATATACAGAAAGATATCAAGGAGATTATGTATTACTTACTGGAGCTAATGGGCAACTAGGACAGGGTTTTCAAAAGTTATTTGATAAATTAGGAGTAAAATATATAGCTACTGATTATCAAGAATTAGATATTACTAATAAAAAGAAAGTAAGAAAGTATATAGAGAATAATAATTTTACAATAATTATTAACTGTGCTGCATATAATAATGTAGATAAGGCAGAGGAAGAAGTAGAAAAATGTTATGCTCTTAATGCCTATGCTCCTAAAAATTTAGCAGAGATATGTAAGGAGAAAAATAAAATATTTGTAACTTACTCAACGGATTTTATATTTGATGGAGAAAAGGAGATACCATATACAGAGGAAGATATACCTAATCCATTATCGGTTTATTCAAAATCTAAATTAGAAGGGGAAAAATACTCTTTAAAGCATGAGAAAAGTTTTATAATAAGAACTTCTTGGGTATTTGGAATGGGAAATAACAACTTCTGTAAGCAGGTAATAAATTGGTCAAAGAGTAGGGATACTTTGAAGATAGTAGATGACCAAGTTTCAAGTCCAACCTACTCAAAAGATTTAGCAGAGTTTTCCTGGGACTTGATACAAACAGATAAATTTGGATTGTATCACTTCTCAAATAGTGGAGAGGCATCTAAGTATGAGCAAGCAGAATATATTCTTAAAAAGATAGATTGGAATGGAAAATTAGAGAGAGCTAAGACAGATGATTTTCCATTGAAAGCTAAAAGAGCTAAATATTCAAAATTAGATAGTAGTAAAATAGAGAAGTTATTAAATAAGAAGATACCTTATTGGAAAGAGGGAATAGATAGATTTTTAGAAGAGTATAAAAATATATAA
- a CDS encoding YgiQ family radical SAM protein — MFLPTTMEEVRKLGWDDLDIILVSGDTYIDSSYNGSAVIGKWLLKHGFRVGIIAQPDINSDVDIKRLGVPRLYWAISGGCVDSMVANYTATKKKRKQDDFTPGGENTKRPDRAIIAYTNLIKRYFKNYNIPIVISGIESSLRRITHYDYWSNSLRRPIIFDAKADILSYGMGEKSMLALARALKGGREWRGIRGLCYISKDKNENYVELPSYEECVADKFKFIDAFNSFYINCDPITAKGLCQKCGDRYLIQNPPSENFTTEELDEIYSMDFEREVHPYYKKMGEVRALDTIRNSVTTHRGCYGECNFCAIAIHQGRTVISRSEDSIVEEIEEIASAPKFKGYISDVGGPTANMYQVECTKKLKLGACQDRRCLYPQKCPALKINHNKQIELLKRLKKIDKIKKIFIASGIRYDMILDDSKCGQLYLEEIVKDHVSGQMKIAPEHTEDKVLALMGKQGKAPLKEFKDRFYKINEKYGLKQFLTYYLIAAHPGCDEKDMLDLKRFASAELKVNPEQVQIFTPTPSTYSTLMYYTEINPFTRKKMFVEKDNRRKQRQKDIVIPQEKSIKSKVGNKNIGNEKQSNFKQVKKNFNNKEKRR, encoded by the coding sequence ATGTTTTTACCTACTACAATGGAAGAGGTAAGAAAATTAGGTTGGGATGATTTAGATATAATTTTGGTATCTGGAGACACATATATAGATAGTTCATATAACGGTAGTGCTGTCATAGGAAAATGGTTATTAAAGCATGGATTTAGAGTAGGAATAATAGCTCAGCCAGATATAAATAGTGATGTTGATATAAAAAGACTGGGAGTACCTAGACTTTACTGGGCAATATCTGGAGGATGTGTAGATTCTATGGTAGCTAACTATACAGCTACAAAAAAGAAGAGAAAGCAAGATGATTTTACTCCAGGCGGGGAGAATACAAAAAGACCAGATAGAGCTATAATAGCTTATACTAACCTTATAAAGAGATATTTTAAAAACTATAATATACCAATAGTAATCAGTGGAATAGAATCAAGTCTTAGAAGAATTACTCACTATGATTATTGGAGTAACTCTCTTAGAAGACCTATAATTTTTGATGCTAAGGCGGATATTTTATCATATGGTATGGGTGAGAAATCTATGTTAGCACTAGCTAGAGCTTTAAAAGGTGGAAGAGAGTGGAGAGGTATAAGAGGACTTTGTTATATTTCTAAGGATAAAAATGAAAACTATGTAGAGCTTCCTTCCTATGAAGAGTGTGTAGCTGATAAATTTAAATTTATAGATGCTTTTAATAGTTTTTATATAAATTGCGACCCAATTACTGCTAAAGGTCTATGCCAAAAATGTGGAGATAGATATTTGATACAAAATCCACCTAGTGAAAATTTTACAACTGAGGAATTAGATGAGATATACTCTATGGATTTTGAAAGAGAGGTACACCCATATTATAAAAAGATGGGAGAGGTAAGAGCACTTGATACAATTAGAAACTCTGTAACTACACATAGAGGTTGTTATGGAGAGTGTAATTTCTGTGCAATAGCTATACATCAAGGACGTACAGTAATATCTAGAAGTGAAGATTCAATAGTAGAAGAGATAGAAGAGATAGCATCAGCTCCCAAATTTAAAGGATATATATCAGATGTAGGTGGTCCTACTGCTAATATGTATCAAGTGGAGTGTACAAAAAAATTAAAATTAGGAGCTTGTCAAGATAGAAGATGTCTATATCCTCAAAAATGTCCAGCTTTGAAGATAAATCACAATAAACAGATAGAACTTTTAAAAAGATTGAAAAAAATAGATAAAATTAAAAAAATATTTATTGCATCTGGAATAAGATATGATATGATTTTAGATGATAGTAAGTGTGGACAACTTTATTTAGAAGAGATAGTAAAAGACCATGTATCTGGACAGATGAAAATAGCACCAGAGCATACTGAAGATAAAGTTTTAGCTCTTATGGGTAAACAAGGAAAAGCACCACTAAAGGAGTTTAAAGATAGATTCTACAAGATAAATGAAAAATATGGATTAAAACAGTTTTTAACATATTATCTTATAGCTGCTCATCCTGGATGTGATGAAAAAGATATGCTAGATTTGAAAAGATTTGCTTCAGCAGAGTTAAAAGTCAATCCAGAACAGGTACAAATATTTACACCAACACCATCTACATACTCGACACTTATGTATTATACAGAGATAAATCCTTTCACTAGAAAGAAGATGTTTGTAGAAAAAGATAACAGAAGAAAGCAAAGACAAAAAGATATTGTTATTCCACAGGAGAAAAGTATAAAAAGTAAAGTTGGAAATAAAAATATAGGAAATGAAAAACAATCAAATTTTAAACAAGTAAAGAAAAATTTTAATAATAAAGAGAAAAGAAGATAG
- a CDS encoding dTDP-glucose 4,6-dehydratase, producing MKIYLVTGAAGFIGVNFVKYMLEKYGKDIQIIVLDKLTYAGNKDSLKDEIAEGKIEFVKGDIGNKELVENIFSRYDIDYVVNFAAESHVDRSILGPRVFLETNILGTQNLLEVSKDSWIIGKDENGYPIYKEGKKYIQISTDEVYGSLSRDYAEAKELHLDENVKKVVEGRENLKTYGERFFTEETPLDPRSPYSSSKASGDMIVRAYAETYKLPINITRCSNNYGPYQFPEKLIPLIIKNILEGKSLPVYGDGSNVRDWLYVRDHNKAVDMVINSGRLGEVYNIGGFNEEKNINIVKLTIDTIAKIMKEEPEYRKVLKTNIENINYSLITYVQDRLGHDARYAIDPTKIATELGWYPETPFDKGIEKTIRWYLDNQEWVENLK from the coding sequence ATGAAAATATATTTAGTAACAGGAGCAGCAGGATTTATAGGAGTAAACTTTGTAAAGTATATGCTTGAGAAGTATGGAAAGGATATACAGATAATAGTTTTGGATAAACTTACTTATGCTGGAAATAAGGATAGTTTAAAAGATGAGATAGCAGAAGGAAAAATAGAGTTTGTAAAGGGAGATATTGGAAATAAAGAGTTAGTAGAAAATATCTTCTCAAGATATGATATAGATTATGTAGTAAACTTTGCTGCTGAATCTCATGTAGATAGAAGCATCTTAGGACCAAGAGTATTTTTAGAGACAAATATCCTAGGAACACAAAACTTATTAGAAGTATCAAAGGATAGTTGGATAATAGGAAAAGATGAAAATGGTTACCCTATCTATAAAGAGGGGAAAAAATATATTCAAATCTCAACTGATGAGGTATATGGTTCATTAAGTAGAGATTACGCTGAAGCTAAAGAGTTGCACTTAGATGAAAATGTAAAAAAGGTAGTAGAGGGAAGAGAAAACTTAAAAACTTATGGAGAAAGATTCTTTACAGAGGAAACTCCACTAGACCCAAGATCTCCATACTCATCATCAAAGGCATCTGGAGATATGATAGTAAGAGCCTATGCAGAAACATATAAGCTACCTATCAATATCACAAGATGCTCTAATAACTATGGACCATATCAATTCCCAGAAAAACTAATACCATTAATAATAAAAAATATATTGGAAGGAAAATCTCTACCAGTGTATGGAGATGGAAGCAATGTAAGAGATTGGCTATATGTAAGAGACCATAACAAAGCAGTTGATATGGTAATCAATAGTGGAAGACTGGGAGAAGTTTACAATATTGGTGGATTTAATGAGGAGAAAAATATCAATATAGTAAAACTTACAATAGATACAATAGCAAAAATAATGAAAGAGGAACCAGAGTATAGAAAGGTACTTAAAACAAATATAGAGAATATCAACTATAGTTTAATAACTTATGTACAGGATAGACTTGGGCATGATGCAAGATATGCAATAGACCCAACAAAGATAGCAACAGAATTAGGTTGGTATCCAGAGACACCATTTGATAAGGGGATAGAAAAAACAATTAGATGGTATTTAGATAATCAAGAATGGGTAGAAAATTTAAAATAA
- the der gene encoding ribosome biogenesis GTPase Der — protein MKPIVAIVGRPNVGKSTLFNNLVGDRVAIVDDMPGVTRDRLYRETEWNGTEFVVVDTGGLEPRNNDFMMTKIKQQAEVAMNEADVILFVVDGKCGVNPLDEEIAYILRKKNKPIILCVNKIDNFLEQQDDVYDFWALGFEHLIPISGGHKVNLGDMLDMVTDMIKKIDIPEEEEDVLKLAIIGKPNAGKSSLVNRLAGEERTIVSDIAGTTRDAIDTIVEFDEKKYMIIDTAGIRRKSKVEESLEYYSVLRAIKTIKRADVCLLMLDGKEGLSEQDKRIAGIAAEELKPIIVVVNKWDLVDKKSNTMEKMREKLYAELPFLSYAPIEFVSALTGQRTTKLLEIADTIFEEYNKRISTGILNTVLKEAVLMNNPPTRKGRVVKINYATQVSVAPPRFALFCNYPELIHFSYARYIENKFREAFGFDGSPILISFEKKNGEE, from the coding sequence ATGAAGCCTATTGTTGCAATAGTTGGAAGACCAAATGTAGGTAAATCAACACTATTTAATAACCTAGTAGGAGATAGAGTGGCTATCGTTGATGATATGCCAGGAGTTACAAGAGATAGACTTTATAGAGAGACTGAGTGGAATGGAACTGAGTTTGTAGTAGTAGATACTGGAGGACTAGAACCAAGAAACAATGACTTTATGATGACTAAAATAAAACAACAAGCAGAGGTTGCTATGAATGAAGCAGATGTAATCCTATTTGTTGTTGATGGAAAGTGTGGAGTAAATCCGTTGGATGAAGAGATAGCTTATATCTTAAGAAAGAAAAATAAACCAATCATCTTATGTGTAAATAAGATAGATAACTTCTTAGAGCAACAAGATGATGTATATGATTTCTGGGCATTAGGTTTTGAACACCTTATACCAATATCTGGAGGACACAAGGTAAATCTTGGAGATATGCTAGATATGGTTACAGATATGATTAAGAAAATAGATATTCCTGAAGAGGAAGAGGATGTATTAAAACTTGCTATTATAGGTAAGCCAAATGCTGGAAAATCTTCTCTTGTAAATAGACTAGCTGGAGAGGAGAGAACAATAGTAAGTGATATAGCTGGAACTACTAGAGATGCTATTGACACTATTGTAGAATTTGATGAGAAAAAATATATGATAATAGATACTGCTGGTATCAGAAGAAAATCAAAGGTAGAGGAGAGTCTAGAGTATTATTCTGTACTTAGAGCTATCAAGACTATTAAAAGAGCAGATGTATGTTTACTTATGTTAGATGGTAAAGAGGGACTAAGTGAGCAAGATAAGAGAATAGCTGGAATAGCGGCTGAAGAGTTAAAACCTATAATTGTAGTAGTTAACAAGTGGGACTTAGTAGATAAAAAATCTAATACTATGGAGAAGATGAGAGAGAAACTTTATGCAGAGTTACCATTCCTATCTTATGCTCCAATAGAGTTTGTATCAGCTTTAACAGGACAAAGAACAACAAAACTTTTAGAGATAGCAGATACAATATTTGAAGAGTACAACAAGAGAATATCTACTGGTATCTTAAATACAGTGCTTAAGGAAGCTGTACTTATGAACAACCCACCTACAAGAAAAGGTAGAGTTGTAAAAATCAACTATGCTACACAAGTATCTGTTGCACCACCAAGATTTGCTCTATTCTGTAACTATCCAGAGCTAATTCACTTCTCATATGCTAGATATATTGAGAATAAATTTAGAGAGGCATTTGGATTTGATGGTTCTCCAATCTTAATTAGTTTTGAAAAGAAAAATGGAGAGGAGTAA